The Podospora bellae-mahoneyi strain CBS 112042 chromosome 7, whole genome shotgun sequence genome includes a window with the following:
- a CDS encoding hypothetical protein (CAZy:GT55; COG:H; EggNog:ENOG503NWJN) gives MRYTLPLGSRPFGPLCIMPQMEVVELEPRPTNRDNRLYGASELSGLGRTVHQSQRRPQHNQDPDHDAESTVAVFPDELDRILEKLVIVVPCKDEPVDIIRGVIAGIPSRCAVILVSNCSHQHGENGWEAQERMLAGFCAWGREGCFVHQQYPGAAMAFKEAGVPEILDTASGRIRNGKGEGMYLGIAMAKSYFPHHQYIGFIDADNRIPGSVVEYCKAYAGGFALAQRSAAKSGTEREDVMVRISWASKPKYSASTGRIEFVQQGRSSRIINSFLNRLFAKAGQQDEFITTGNAGEHAMTMEMALKMRMANGYAIEPFQYIEPLLRNKISSANLPNASQTTRVVQIKTANPHLHRETGDEHIIKMWAAGLGALYHHLLGLDSVSGLGTTTLATLRKDMHRFALQNGAIQAQEELPRPNIYPSLDNADLDSFRDVLGEPCSGHVYGGLGFYGLVDQAWASSGTNSPASQSTLEHDSWGDDDQRSSASSEEEPEVLSDSSKQGE, from the coding sequence ATGCGCTACACCCTACCACTCGGGAGTCGGCCGTTCGGCCCGCTGTGCATTATGCCCCAGATGGAGGTGGTCGAACTGGAGCCGCGACCAACCAACAGGGACAACCGCCTCTACGGCGCATCGGAACTGTCCGGTTTGGGTAGGACGGTGCATCAGTCACAAAGGCGGCCCCAACACAACCAGGATCCTGATCACGATGCGGAAAGTACCGTGGCCGTATTCCCAGACGAGCTAGACCGGATCCTCGAAAAATTGGTCATTGTCGTGCCTTGCAAAGATGAGCCGGTCGACATCATCAGGGGAGTGATCGCAGGCATCCCGAGCCGTTGCGCGGTGATCTTGGTGTCGAACTGTTCTCACCAGCACGGAGAGAACGGTTGGGAGGCTCAAGAAAGAATGCTGGCAGGATTTTGTGCTTGGGGTAGGGAGGGGTGTTTTGTACACCAGCAATATCCCGGCGCCGCAATGGCGTTTAAGGAAGCAGGAGTCCCCGAGATCCTAGATACAGCTTCCGGGAGAATACGAAacgggaaaggggaggggatgtaTTTGGGCATTGCCATGGCCAAGTCCTATTTCCCACACCACCAATACATTGGCTTCATCGACGCCGATAATCGCATTCCGGGCTCCGTGGTAGAATACTGCAAGGCGTACGCTGGTGGGTTTGCTTTAGCACAACGCTCTGCAGCCAAAAGTGGTACAGAGCGCGAAGATGTTATGGTCCGCATCTCATGGGCTAGCAAGCCCAAATACAGCGCGAGCACTGGTCGGATCGAGTTCGTCCAACAGGGACGAAGTTCTCGCATCATCAACTCGTTTCTAAACAGACTGTTTGCGAAAGCGGGACAGCAGGACGAGTTCATCACGACGGGTAACGCTGGGGAGCACGCCATGACCATGGAGATGGcgctgaagatgaggatggcaaACGGGTATGCCATCGAGCCGTTTCAGTACATTGAGCCGCTCCTGAGAAACAAGATCTCATCCGCGAATCTGCCCAATGCTTCCCAGACAACCCGCGTTGTTCAGATCAAGACTGCAAATCCTCATCTGCATCGTGAAACGGGGGATGAGCATATTATCAAGATGTGGGCAGCTGGTCTGGGGGCTCTATACCATCACCTTCTTGGGCTAGACTCAGTTTCAGGCCTTGGAACCACCACTCTTGCCACCCTTCGCAAGGATATGCACAGATTTGCCTTACAGAATGGCGCGATCCAGGCCCAAGAAGAGCTCCCACGTCCAAACATCTACCCCTCTCTCGATAACGCCGATTTAGATTCGTTCCGGGATGTTCTTGGCGAGCCGTGTTCGGGTCATGTATATGGAGGTCTTGGTTTCTATGGATTGGTAGACCAAGCATGGGCCAGTTCAGGCACGAACAGCCCGGCATCTCAGTCAACCTTGGAGCACGATTCGTGGGGAGACGATGATCAACGGTCTTCTGCCTCCTCGGAGGAAGAACCTGAGGTCTTGTCAGACTCCTCAAAGCAGGGCGAGTGA